In Sander vitreus isolate 19-12246 chromosome 4, sanVit1, whole genome shotgun sequence, the genomic stretch agctagtggaacagcttgatttttggagagagagagagagagagagagagagagagagagagagagagagagagagagagagagagagagagagagcgcaactgcatagactgtaaatattaagtctatgtttgagatatgttttctcttgtttggtgggtgtgtctcggctcaggtcacaggtgatactcaatcagcagagacgtctgtaaactcgtggtaataaaacaattaaaactgcatcagcgtttaacgttgacgtttgtttaagccgtccccgagcttcggcttttcaaaataaaagcttgcgtctggtcctatgtgtttgtactttggtgtgttggatgtttgtgaactaaacagtacggcagtCATGCTAATTAATACAATAaccttttcagcagatgtcttacttacaacaggatggagttagcaaagcagttttgtgtttatatgtgcagacgggatttattcagattgataaatcccacggtaaattggctggtttactaaacagtcgcttcctttgttctctcgaggcttcgacaacacagctgacaggttagcctctccctgttaatacaacacagctgacaggttagcctctccctgttaatacacaggctagaaagaggtttgctaatgttttaaagaccatgccgaaatattcactctgacattctggttctgcttcggatgccgtcaagcgggatctccgatcgtaatcagtccttcactgaccaatcagcattcattagcagaatgctagcgtgttatgggcaacaacgactcaacctgtaagaaatcgaaaggacacaagtactcgttcattcaacttttgacctgtaatccatgttgaacttgcaaaaactacaatcaaatctgagagagacacatttagccgtctagctccatagagtcccattcatttagcactggactgcgatcacccccagtggaactctggtgaactgcaaccaaattcggtacaatggggctgaaaaAATTGGTGCTTcttatatacggtctatggctgcgtgtgcgtgcgcgtgcgtgtgtccgtgtgtgtgtgtgtgtggtgaactGATGATATGACTATGCTTCCTCCGCCCCCACGCAGGTGCCCTAATTAAGTGATCAAAAGAAATGTGTTCGAAATAGTTaattaagaaataaaacaatatgatGCGGGCAAGAATAAATGATAGCCTATTTAGATTATATAGCGAAAACACTGTTATTATGAAATGACTTGGTTAgttattatttgttttcttcGCACGACACTTATCATATCCGTCCCTGGTGGTCTAGTGGTTAGGATTCGGCGCTCTCACCGccgcggcccgggttcgattccCGGTCAGGGAACGTTTTTAATCAGCTTTggggttattaaaaaaaaggttgggaaaaTAATCGGacttgtaaatgtaatgtaacattgtGAAGGACAAAATGTATGAAAGACAAATTATTCACAACACCCAAGTGTATTTATATAGAAATTGATTTGGTGATTTTCTGTAAGAGGGTATGTTCACCATCAAATATAATGCAAATAAGAGTAATATGATTGTCAGAAGTAGGGAAGCCAGAGAAGTAGTATTTTCTGATTTCTCCCATGAGGCTAACTACTTACGCCATATAACCGATTAACTAGACGATAAGGACAATTACAGACAGTGTTGAAAGTTGTATGCACAAGCAAACATGTCTTTCTAAATGTGTTCAATGATTGTGAAAACCTCTCTTTTtcaagcttttctttttttttttagcaacctGTGGCGTTGCTACAAAAAATGCTCACAGTGGTTGTTAATGTTGGTGTACCCACCTGCTCTGCTGTAATACAAAATCTTATATATAGATGTAGACAATATGTGTAGGTAATCTGATTCTGTAACTATATTATATTGTAAATGTATGATCACTGTGGAATGTCTTTtgtggatttttatttatttatttcattatatttttttcctatttccttttcttttttgtctttgtgtttgtattgtattgtgctACGGATCCCCATGCAATATGTCCTTAAAGTCTGAAttgaattataaaaaataataatattgtcattattaaattacaacaggaaatatataaatacatgttgAAATTGATACAGAATTGCTTTATTAAATGCCTAAGGGcatgaacaaataaatacatcaataaataattgttGGTAATCACTAAGGAAATAAAAATCttaatctaatttttttttttttatattttatttatagcttTTCTGTTGAACAAACAAGAAAAGGCACAGCAGAACATAACAAAGCAACCCACCCATAGacaagcaaaaaaacaataatagaCGAACAATTAGGTAgctaaatgaaaaaggaaatattgTAACAAAGTATGCATGCAttatatatacatgtacaaacacaggatcaaataaaagaaataaagtaaaagaaagaaatgatgcTCTTCTGAGAAACAGTAAAACCAGTTGACACAGTCACCAAGTGAAAATCAAGCATTTTAAGACATTCTTGATAGATAAGATAAAAATGGTTGCCAAATTTCGTCAAAGGTTACAGAGTTGAGGGAGACTTATCGTACTTTCTCCATATGTAGCAAGTTGGACATCTCTGCTAGCCAGGTCTTAAAAGAGGGAACATCCTCGCTTTTCCACAATGTCAAAATATTCCGGTTGGCAATAATCACGCCGTATTGAACAGTCTTGCGATGTAGGTGGTGCAACATTTTTAGATGACTGGTCCTGCCGAAAACCGCAGTACACAGGTCTAGTACAATATCACAGTCATAAACAATGTTGAGGCAGGCAGAGATATCTGACCAATATCTGTTCAGCTTAGGGCAAGACCAAAAGGACAGAATGATAGAAAGAATGTAGTTTAGTAAAGGAGTAGTGAAGTCTATGGAGCACTTTGAATTGAATTAGCTGGTGTCTAGAATGTATAGACCATTTGTGGATGTCTTTAAGATAAGAAAAACAGTTTTCGTCAGTAATTATCACACCCAGGTCCCTTTAATCTTAATCTAATTTTAATCTAAATTTCAACAAATCTAAATTAATTTCTTCCTGTATTTctaataatttccaacatttatttgttcatttaattATGCATTTAAGGATCTATATTAATTTCGGCTtcagtttattcattttatttatttagctccAGTTAGCATTGCAGCTAGATATCTGTGTTGCTCCCCACAATTCTAGTTTAAAACCTAAGTATTTTGTATATGTTGCCTAAATGTTTAAATGGCTCTGAACGAATAATCAGCGGTTAGATATATTTGCTTCATTCACCTCTCACTTGgtgtttttctcctctttcGCTGGACTCTTTCACTCaacagcctgtgtgtgtttatgtcgtCTCCCACTTGCCAGGGTGCAGACAGTACTGTAAGCAAATCAAACAGACTCTTGTATGTTTTTCAAAAGTAATTATCAACTTTAAAAAAGCTGATTAGTGCTTGATTTGGCCAGCAGGCATAGTGCATGTAGATGAATCAGACCATTGTGATGTATTACTgggataactaaactaaactaaaactaaacttttGACTGCATTTTTGTAGTTCTAGCCCCTCTGAAACTTGTgaacaaacacttttcttttttggcaaaCTGTGTCATGGATGTCATGATACAGTGTTAGCGATAGAAGCAGGTATACTATATTCAGCGCTTAACACAGCAGAGCCGGTTATTTGGGGTTTAGTTGTTAACCCAGATGGCTTGTTTTGTGTATTGGTTAGAGTACTTTAATCATCTCAGCAAGGGCTGGATTAAGCCTCTAGGGATTCCATTATTTCTCTGTGTATGTATTGGTTAGTGATCATTAGTTTGTGGTAACTTGGATTAACGTAAGGGAAATTGTATTTAGTACATGCACCATGTAAGCACAAtttgtaataaaacaataaaggcTTTGAAAAATAGATTTTACTGTGGCCAGAAGGACTGGAGAACTGTAACAACCAAGAAAGTCCTAAATCTGGTGTTTCCTTAAGGTCCCTGTCATTTCAGATTAAGTtacttaaacctgcaataacaaaTCATTTAGCCATTTGGGTAGAGGTGCTGTGTATGTGACTATGAATGCAAACAGACCCTTAGTGCTTTTATGCCTTAATGTGCTTGCAAACACAATTCAGCACTTTGTGTTTATCATTATGATTGTGCTGTTGAAATAGACGTCTTCAAGTATGACAAGTTTATAGAAATGACCTACTCTTTTTGAAGTTTACTACTGACGAGAAAAATTGAAATTTCAATACAAGGGGAAATTATTTATTTCGTAAAAATGGccagttaaaagaaaaagatcaaATAAGCAAATGTTTGAACAATCCCTTTCAACACTGACAAATACACGTGTCCCAATTCATTTATAGATCATTAGCCAGAAACCTAAGCTGTTTCCCAAGTATGATGCACTGTGCAAATTGCAAAGTACAATAACTGTTTAGCCTACATAGCAGTAATGTCAACACACTCTACTGGCATACAACTAGCCCTTTTATCTCTCTTAACTAAATCCcacttcattaaaaaaaaaaaaaatgcaaaaaaagataTTGTAATCCATATTATGATTATCACCATTTACTCAGAAACAAAAAGACAGTGCTTTTGTCATGTCCTTTTATGCCTGTGTGTCTACTTGCTGAACACACTGGCTCCAGGAGCTTTGGCAGCAGCAGGCTTGCCCAGGGCCGTCTCTGTCCCCGTCCTCACACCGCTGAACACAGATGGAGCCACTTTGCCCATACGTtctgaacacagagagagaaagacccaGACATGTATCGTCAGAAACACGGGTGCTTAAACCAGCTAACTGCTCATCCTCAACAAGTAATAAGAGTTCCACTTGGGTATCATTAAGGGAAGTATGTGAGAACAAAAACGTCTGCAACGACTTGTCTTGTGTTTAGGATGCAGCACTCTCGCCAACTGTCTCTTGTCTGATTCCTAGTGGCTTAAACACTGGCTTCCAAAGCTGACATGATCTTTTAATCATTCAACTGAgcaatatttaaacattttgcgAAATGTATCTGAGGCTGGACGAAGTTGCAGTTGAAAGGGCATTGTTAGGTGACTATCTGAAACTAGATTTTTAGCCGCCGAGAGGCTGAGTAGGGGAATAACTAACTTGCCAGACGCGCTTGCTGATAATGATCAACCCattctcacggcagttcgtgaaatgttcacgtaatttaatctatttcGTGTACacgacacgtttatctcgtttttttaaaccaacgtatttcaatgggaagcatctttcgtgagcacagcacgattctttctgccagtcgggctgcagcagagaagctgcaTACAGCTTTGCTATTAGGCCTATTGGTAATTTTAGCCCAAataactgctgttttaatcaacattcaTTCACGAGAttttatcatggtttatatgtatttcttgtatttatttAGATGTAATCATGGtattaatttctttattttaataatattatttcggtgaaatattacattaTGTTGTAAGACAGAACACTAGGATATGGGCCGAGCGGGGCGCATTCTAAGcccatatcccacaatgcaatgcgggcattcatatcAGAGAATCTGATAATaacagtatcgcttcaatgtacatatttaatcaatggttttgttccagtaagttatgcaccgtaataacgtttaaaaaaaaatcagcggaatactccggaagtgacgtagtaattaccaTTCGGCGGATAGGAAAGatacaaatacataatattcttaatattgatgtttttgtctaacgttgtatttgatgatataaacaataaagataacaataataataaaatacagtttaatgtatttgtctcatgtactgtttgctcGGTCGGCCGGCGGCGGCAgtctgaaatggaatgaagcccACTCACGGCCGACAGCAGAACCACAGGAGTCGAACAtgtccccccaccctccccggaagaactacaagtACACTAGCTTTTGTAACAGGTTCTGGGGCGCGTCTCTAGTGGGagttgtactttttaaatatattggtatatttctcataagtagaagttggcagtgtagaattttggatacAGCCTTGGgttttttgggatggggaacacactggtgtcatcagattttaaaaatgtaatcgttaaataggtgaaaatagcttattaccaaCTTATTataccatatttgacagtgcttacagtgggtaaactttggtgaccatatctacattacagctgaggtccagagtTTTGTagaacagctggtcctatgtgagtagcaccttctgttgctaaatgacaagccttcaaacaTGTCCTGGGTTCAAGGTTCAAAGGTCAATAgttcaaagcaggagtaatgtatcctcttcagactgatatatgttactgtccaggttgagacctttccaacgatgtgtttgctatagtcctacgacagcgttttcatttttacatatcatggagaccactttgcaggcgatactttatatatatatatatatagatatagatatagttgttgttttatatttattgttctgtcatacagctgacatatacttacaataaaaaaacaaagtgatatgtagccagactgaagcacatcacacagccacaatctattcctcatctttcacaaacagtgacaagagcaATATACACACAACCCTTTGCATCATATCATGAAGGTATTGCACAACCCCTAAAAttaaaaccccaaaaatctgaaTAATCTGatgtatgtaggctattcatgtATTGATGAATAAGTAACTTTTTTGTTCTCCATGGAAGAGGCCAGAATACATAGCATTCTAAAACGGCAACATATCCACAGTATCACATTATTTAATGTTAGCTAGAGCCTCTTCTATTTAGGTTGTAAGTGGGAtagttgtgtaatatttactaACTAGTATTTGACATCCACAGGCCAGCAggataaaacaaagaaagattACTTTTGTAaggatagagagacagagcgtTATCTGACATGTTACGTCGGTCACATtggtttgtttggtttttgtcaGAAGAAACAACATTAACAAACGGCTTTACTCACCACACTCCACCATGACCTCATAGGTCTTACTCTTGACCTCGCCCTTCAGTCCCAGCTTACTGCGGGCTCCTTTCAGGTCCTCCTCCTTCATCGGGGGacgtttcttcttcttcacttcTGCTGGCTGGAGTGAATTGAAGAAAGATGGGAAGATTATGAGTGCTGAAGGCATGTAAAACACTGTGTTCAATTACTGTAAATAACCTAAACATCATATTTGACCTAACCCACCTGTGACATGGTGATTGAAGTTGGTGTATTGATTCCACAGACACCTCTTTCCAGTGTGATAGATCGGCTGGTTGTTTTctagtgtgtgtctttgtctcccaGCAAGCCTGACAATATATATAGTCCTTTACCAGACCCAGTGAGTCAGTCAGACCCCCTTCCCTCTGTCCCACTCTGTTCCACTCTGCCTGTTGTCAGTGTGTATTATTAGGTGTGACGTGTTGAATGGTACAGCTGGAATGGGTCTCCCGTCTTTTACGATAAGCTTACAGGCCAACAGCTGATAATTCTGGACACAGGGCTGTCAGCCTCCCTGGCAGAGATATCCTCTTTTctaaatgttgctgtgggacttGGCATTAAAAGGGGGATCAAGAGTGTCCACCACCTCTCTGCAGCTCTAGTAGTTGGGACTCTGCCTGCCCATTGCTATAACTTGATTCAAGCCAGAGGGAATGTCTTTTTGGGTCTTGTAAAAAACATTTCCAGACAGTTAACACATAATCCATCAAAATGAGGGCTGGACAAagagagctaaaaaaaaaacagctatcCAACAGTCTTGTTTAAGTTACAGTAGCGCCATCAGTGCTTTTCTAATGTGAGTAACGGGCAACAAGCAGTCTTCACATCAGATCTGGATTTAGTTGAATCTACAGTTCCAACAGCAATTGCTTAACAAAAATAActatttatgtgtgtttgtacttttagTCAAGGCAGGTCTACATTTAGATTAAACAGTATTATTTAATGTTGGTGTTAAAATTCCATATATATATGACAATTTCATAATATGTTTCAGCAAATGCTGGAATATCCCAAAATCCATTTCAGGGAAACTAGAAAATTCTAgcgatttgaaagacaacaaGTATACGGGACAACTAAGTTTTGGAATTTATGTACATAAATATTTACATTATCATAATATGGCAGATGATATATACACATTTAGGGGTCAATTATTGTGATCATGTTTTGATACATTTATAATATTACATAATtttcttttcatcacttttACTTTATAATGTATGTGACAGATTTTGTTTGTGGCAATAGTTGAGTTTTTTCACGTATTGGATTCTTGTGACttattttaatgtatattttaagaTAAAAGAAGTAAGCAGTCAGTTAAGGCAATACTCTGAGCAGTCAGAAAATGGCATCATAGTCTGAAATTGAGGTGTTAACTGTGTTATGATCATGATGGACAAACTGAGTCACTATTATAAAATCTGAAAGCCTGCACGCTCATTCAAGTAGCATCATAGTACCAGGATAGCCTTTGAGATATAGCATCTGTCCTAAGATGTATCAACTTAGAGGAATAAAAAAGGTAACTAGCATCTCTGACCGGTTGGGTAGGCTATCTCTCTCAACCTATTCTAGCACCGTAAACTATGGTACTACAACCTGTACTTGGAGCTACACCAGTGGCTTTTAAAATCGTGATGGGCTACTGTTACTGGTTATGTTGGAAAAACAACTAACGCATCAAAATTATAAGCTTATGTCAGGGTAAattggtgtttgtgtgttaactGATACGTAAGAGGGTTAGGGCCACGTGAAACATTTAAgctatttgagttctgagtttaaagtcaaaaTTCTGAGTTTAATTCTAAATTAAAATTCAGAATTCTATTTTTTATACTCTAGTGGCGACTTCCACTCTCCCCAAATCTATAAGCACTGCTTTGAACTAACATGATCCGCCTCAATAGAGGACGCTTTAATTGGGTCAGGTCCGTCATGTCCGGCACGGGGAAGGTGCACCTTACCATCCCTGGTGGTCTAGTGGTTAGGCTTCAGGGCTCTTGACGCCACGGACTGGGTTTGATTCCTGATTAGagatcatgtttttattttaaatcactTCACAATACTGAAACTATAAAACAAATTGTAGTAGAATCAGCTATCAAGATAGTGTGTCACATCCTTTATTGGAAAGCTTTTAGAATGATAATATACCTCCATTCCCTTTGCAAAATACTAAGAGCCCTCTTTGTCCTGGCTGAGCTGAGTTACCATATCTGCTGCAAGATGCTGTACTTTCTTCCTTAAAAATGTAGTCATTTATTCCTTTCTAACATGCCAAAACATTATAATGAAATGATCACCATCACCAGGCTTGTCACAGTATATGTCACTCTCCATTTACTTTAAAGAGGACCAGCAGTCACACCAATGCACACTTGAACACATGCATCCAGCACATGCCAGTACATGCAGgtacactgtatatatacactggcacgcacacacgcgcacatatatacacacacacacgcacgcgcacacacacacacacacacacacacacgcacacacgcatgcacgcatgcacgcacgcacgcacgcactttATCCCGACTGTCTGGTCCACAGTCACTTAACAGTTTAGAGGTCTATGCATGTCACATTCTTAACATCAGAGCCCGCTGAATGCTGCTTCATGCCTGAACATCTGGAGCTCTAGATAAAACAGTCAAAACtaaatcaaaacaacaaaaaataaacaaacaaatacacctgCTGGTAATTTCACTCAGGCACATTAttgtaacaaaaaacaaacacaaagggaTAGGTGAAAGCTGGGATGAATGGGAAATTGTGCAAGAAATGGTTCCCATATCTACTCTCCCTGTTGGAGTTAAAGAATAAAGAACACTTTTGGAACAAGCATAGTCACCTTTTTGGCccggaaaaacaacaacacttaaaactatataaaaaaacagacaaacaacttAAAATGAGACGAAAGACATTCAAAGACAAAGAACAGTCAGAGCACACCAGTTAAACAGCCACAAACAAACAGGGACTGCAGTCTTGTGTCTACAGACAACACATGGTAAGCTGATATTAGAGGGATGTTGTCGTGTGGTACTTGCAGTCATACAGGTTTAACAGTTGAGAGGACTAAAAATGAAAGCTTGCTGCAAGCATTAATGTGCTCCCTTTGACAAGTGTAACATTACATACAAGATATGCAGTAGTTAAGTGTGTAACTGTGCTGTAAGAGTTAAGAGTTGCATCAATACAGTGATTCAAAAACTGACATAATGCTTCTCTAAATAAGAGCTGTGTCCAACTGTACACAACCTCACACACGCATCACAGGCCATGGTGGTACATCTATATGAGAAAACAAAGGACAAAGTTTACATAGAATCTACATCAGGAATACAATCACTTTAGAAGACATGTTAGACTATAAAATGTAACAAACTCACTTTTGTTTGCTGATCCTGGACCACTACAGCCATATTACACACTGCCACCGAAGTCCAAACTGTATCAAACCAGTGTTAACATTTTCCTAGTATATGTACATAAAGGATTTAATGATATAGATGTTCATGATGGGATtctgtttttccaaaaaaaagtctgtaaacacaacactgttcCCAGGAGTGCCATGTCAAAATGCAACAGTGATCCGAAGTACCTGCATCAATATTTCCCAGTGGGTTTAATTATATCTCAAGTTAGACAGTTTATGCAGAAGTCCTCCAGGAGTCAAGAGTGAAGGGAATTCAATTACAGTATAGTCTTCTGTCATCAAAGAGCATCCTATGTTTGGAAAGATTGTGTCAACTCCTACGGCTGACAGAGTCTGTGGAGTAGacgggggagggtgggggggagaATGTAACTGTGAGCCTGCAAGGAGAACAGCTACCAGATTGAATCTGATCCTAACAGTTTAGCTATGCACACAGGTCAAACGGGGATCCCCATGCGAAGCTTCTTCTTCTTAACCGTCTTCAGGCCAGTGAGCCGGCGAACATCGTCTTCATCCGAATCATCCATTTCATCGTCTGCCGAGAAAAGGATCTGCAAAAGGGGGAAGAGAGGCCGACAAATATTAGGCCAAATTGGCAGAGTGCGAGACAGGTTCATGGTACCACTCTAAAGGCATACTGCATactgattttaaaaagaaaagttctTTGTACCAGAGTTTTAAATTTGAATAAATAATTAGATATTTTCATTCTGTTAATGTCTTTTCATTTATGGACGAGTTACAGTTAAGGAAGGCTGTGTTAAGTTGCGTTAAAttgtcttttctgttttgtttttataagtatacatttgggccaccaaaaagtATGGAGGGAGCTTGGAAGAGTTTGACGCCATGGAGGCTGTACAGATGTGGTTCAGTCATGGTAAAAGATCAAGGAGGCCCAACTACAAGGTTGCCATCAGAGCCTTACAGTGTCCCAAAGGGGGATGTGCTCTAAGAAGGGAGAGTAAGGAGAGGCACAAGCTGTTTACTTGTTCCGATGCTGTAATGAGAGAAAAGTGACCAGGGACCACTTCAGGGCTACAGACTGCGACCAATTTTTGGAGACAGTGGGAGTAAAGTCAACtactcgcacatgtgcgacctgatgacttttaattatttttttcatgttgaaaaggaggagagagagagcctaCCAGAGTTGGCCAAttagtgtgagagggggaggatCCATGAGCGATTAGTCAAGTGCGTGGGTAACGTCATCTACACTCGTGTCTTGCTTTCGTAGCGTCACACTCATCGTCCGCACAGCGCTGTTGCCATGTTTCTGTGAAAATCATGATACTGCAGTCCATAATACATTTACGAGTGGTGATCCTCAGCCGAAGATCATCCATTTTGTTTGCTAAAGACCGTACATTGGCGAGGAAAATGCTGCATAGTAATAGCTGATAAGGCGTTAGCCttagcctagtctatatccacgacgttgcacttcagggattgctccggtgccaccgtaaattccaccggatgtccctcttttcggcctgctcctcagatctctgcagggtaaatccagacagctagctagactgtctgtccaatctgagttttctgttgcacgacaaaaaactacttttgaaagtacatgttccaccaaaacaagtttaatcccgaggctatttcgcagctgcaccgtggctctgtccggcgcttaacCCCGCCCATGATGactgggattggtttaaagaaacgccaataaaccagagcacgtttttctctcatcccggaatgctgtgtagagtagccagaccctcctccgcagcgtaATTGCTTTGCATTCAcggatttatttgcatttttacatcAGAGAGCAGAGACCGCTTCTATGAAGGCTGCtaaatatataaagaatataaatatataaaaatataactaTTTACCTCATAAAAACAAATAGTGCTTATGTGAGTGTTGTGAGCTCCTCTATCTGGCTCCCTCATTACTCATTATTTCCCACACTGGGTTTGGCCCCTTGGTTAGATTTTTTAATAAAAGGGACTTTCAAGCCTTTAAATCAAGTTTCATCATCCTTGGAAAACCACTAATTAATCATTTACTAAGTAAGTCAGTAAGTTGAACTAACTTGACTGTAAGACTCCTCTCCTCAAAACCTGATAgagtgattattttattttgataatcaacaTCAGCTAATGCTGCGTTTCAGCCAACTGAAAGCCACTAGAAAAAGACACACGAGCCAGCCAGGAGTCGAACCTAGAATCTTCTGATCCGTAGTCAGACGCGTTATCCATTGCGCCACTGGCCCGCAGTGCTTGTGTACCACTGCTGAAACGACTACGTGTTGAGACACAGCTTAGCCCATCGCCCACAGCTCAGCACTCTGCTGAAAGCATGCGCTCTGAGGCCAGCTGCACAAGGcaagcaggaagtgaaacacTGCTTTAACCATTCAAATGTTAAAATACCTTGAAAAGCagctttacattttctttttagtgaTCTAAAACCCTTAAATGAATGTGGCCCATTGAAAAGAAATGCCACTATTTATAACAGAGAAACCCATGTGTTGCTCAAGTCCTTTTGCACAAATACCTGATTTCACAAATAAAGTCTAATCAGCAGTTAGATTTTTATTGTCCGTTAGCGAAATGAAAATTAAACATTTCCACTTTCCCTAAtctgatattgtttttaatacgTTCAGGATTTAATGAATAAGAAAGTAGGTCAGAAAAACTTTAAGTCTGTTCTGTGCTTTTGTTCCCTCTGGGACCAGAAGCCTGTACTATGAAGCAAGATTTGgtgttaacgaggtaacttcaggttcaacccagagTTTTGTGTATCActacggtggatcacttgttaccgggttcaatcgccgtggtaacttatgctgaacacctaacctggttgggagcaggttatgttggagattagagatcaaccaatgtaaaagcaccgcctactgaccaatcaatactcgattgataacggcgtcactgTTCTTAGaataaatgtttccaccaaatgtcaaacccagagaaattcTTCTGTTCTGTGCTTTTGTTCCCTCTGGGACCGGGAGTCACtgcatttacagtaatacaCAAATTGGCTCTCTGGCTCCCTCATTACTCAATATTTCCCACACTGGGTGT encodes the following:
- the mustn1b gene encoding musculoskeletal embryonic nuclear protein 1b: MSQPAEVKKKKRPPMKEEDLKGARSKLGLKGEVKSKTYEVMVECERMGKVAPSVFSGVRTGTETALGKPAAAKAPGASVFSK